A stretch of the Balneola vulgaris DSM 17893 genome encodes the following:
- a CDS encoding class I SAM-dependent DNA methyltransferase → MKQTAPYSYLAPLYDKLMEDVDYEAWADYIDEIIQEHAPESTYLLELACGTGSVSLSLDELGYYRILATDLSPEMIEVAIKKGIEQNSSVKFKPMNFLNIRTEREYDVIFSVFDSVNYLHSERDILKMLEGCERALKHEGLLIFDFSTPRNSLEAVDYLNNEEGSTADFRYFRTSNYDPHLKIHTNSFNIERLSTDKKNIIGNYLEEHKQKIYTLDEMLLILKQTPYHLVAKYGDFDLDEADENSARITLVLKCQKQQ, encoded by the coding sequence ATGAAACAAACAGCACCCTATTCATATTTAGCTCCACTTTATGACAAACTAATGGAAGATGTGGATTATGAGGCATGGGCAGATTATATCGATGAGATTATTCAAGAACATGCCCCTGAATCAACTTATTTGTTAGAACTTGCATGTGGCACTGGGTCTGTTTCTTTATCGCTCGATGAATTGGGTTACTATCGCATTTTAGCTACTGACCTATCTCCTGAGATGATTGAAGTAGCCATAAAAAAAGGAATTGAGCAAAACTCCTCGGTAAAGTTCAAACCCATGAACTTTTTGAATATCCGAACTGAACGCGAGTATGATGTGATATTTTCAGTATTCGATAGTGTGAACTATTTGCATTCAGAACGGGATATCTTAAAAATGCTAGAGGGATGTGAACGGGCTTTAAAGCATGAAGGATTACTCATTTTTGATTTCAGTACCCCTCGGAATTCTTTGGAAGCGGTAGATTATTTAAATAATGAAGAAGGCTCCACCGCTGATTTTAGGTATTTCAGAACTAGTAACTATGATCCTCATCTTAAAATTCATACCAACAGCTTCAATATTGAGCGGTTGTCAACCGACAAAAAGAACATAATTGGTAATTATTTAGAAGAGCATAAGCAGAAGATTTATACTTTAGATGAAATGCTGTTAATTTTGAAACAAACGCCCTATCATCTAGTTGCAAAATATGGAGATTTCGACCTCGACGAGGCCGATGAAAATAGTGCACGCATAACCTTAGTACTTAAATGTCAGAAACAGCAGTAA
- the ftsE gene encoding cell division ATP-binding protein FtsE, with product MSETAVIELRGVSLSFENRRILNNINFKLHNGEFTYLIGTTGIGKSSFLKLLYRDIVPDTGSVRVTDYPVNKISMKEVPMLRRRLGIVFQDFQLLQDRNVFDNVAFALQVTGEKTKFIKQRVLEVLTMVGLSHRRKHMPSDLSGGEQQRVVIARALANEPRILLADEPTGNLDPGASKDIMELLKQINNRGMAVLMITHDYALVKKYPFRTVRIIDGELQELQWKGDKLIPVKTQ from the coding sequence ATGTCAGAAACAGCAGTAATTGAATTACGAGGCGTAAGCCTAAGTTTTGAGAATCGCAGAATACTCAACAACATAAATTTTAAACTGCATAATGGTGAATTTACCTATTTGATAGGTACCACCGGTATCGGTAAAAGTTCGTTTTTAAAATTGCTATACCGAGACATTGTTCCAGATACGGGCTCAGTTCGCGTTACCGATTATCCTGTAAATAAGATCAGTATGAAAGAAGTGCCTATGCTTCGCAGAAGATTAGGTATTGTATTTCAAGATTTTCAGCTTCTACAAGATCGCAATGTATTTGATAATGTAGCATTTGCTCTTCAAGTAACAGGCGAAAAAACGAAATTTATAAAACAACGCGTTCTAGAAGTGCTTACAATGGTCGGGCTAAGCCACCGAAGAAAGCATATGCCAAGTGACCTATCTGGGGGTGAACAGCAGCGTGTTGTGATTGCAAGAGCACTAGCAAATGAGCCTCGTATTTTATTAGCTGATGAGCCAACTGGAAACTTAGATCCTGGTGCTAGTAAAGACATTATGGAGCTTCTAAAGCAAATCAACAATCGCGGGATGGCTGTCTTAATGATCACCCACGATTATGCATTGGTAAAGAAATACCCCTTTAGAACGGTGCGAATTATTGATGGTGAACTGCAAGAGTTACAATGGAAAGGCGATAAATTAATCCCAGTTAAAACTCAATAA
- the queG gene encoding tRNA epoxyqueuosine(34) reductase QueG: MNQAQLTQAIKTRALQLGFDACGFAKVEFMEDEARRLEEWLNQKRNASMQWMENHFDKRVHPGLLVPGAKTVVSVLASYHHPSHRQQYDAHEMKIAKYAHGRDYHKVLKSNLKKLFQYIGEINGGVEGRFFTDSAPVLDKAWAVRAGLGWIGKHSNLINKELGSYLFIGELIIDIPLSYSQTETDHCGTCTRCIDACPTNAIYEPYRVDATKCISYLTIEHRESFNDSQKEMLNNWIFGCDICQDVCPWTRHSQISNFVDLHPRERVTSMTNEQWELLTPEQFDQIFEGSAVKRTKYSGLSRNIKAVKEKGI, encoded by the coding sequence ATGAATCAAGCCCAACTAACACAGGCCATTAAAACCCGTGCCTTACAGTTAGGTTTTGATGCGTGTGGTTTTGCCAAGGTTGAGTTCATGGAAGATGAAGCTCGCCGTTTAGAAGAATGGCTGAATCAAAAAAGGAATGCATCCATGCAGTGGATGGAAAATCATTTCGATAAACGGGTCCACCCAGGTTTACTCGTTCCAGGTGCTAAAACAGTGGTATCTGTATTGGCAAGTTATCATCACCCCTCCCATCGCCAACAGTATGATGCACATGAAATGAAGATTGCAAAGTATGCGCATGGTCGTGATTACCATAAAGTGCTCAAGAGCAATCTAAAGAAGCTCTTTCAATACATTGGTGAAATCAATGGTGGTGTTGAAGGTCGTTTTTTTACAGATTCAGCGCCTGTTCTTGATAAAGCTTGGGCAGTACGAGCGGGTTTAGGCTGGATTGGTAAACATTCCAATTTAATCAATAAAGAATTGGGCTCTTATCTATTCATTGGAGAGCTAATTATTGATATACCATTAAGCTATAGCCAAACGGAAACCGATCACTGCGGTACATGCACGCGATGCATAGATGCATGCCCTACAAATGCGATATACGAGCCTTACCGTGTGGATGCAACTAAATGTATATCTTATCTAACCATAGAGCATAGAGAGTCATTTAATGATTCTCAAAAAGAAATGCTCAACAATTGGATCTTTGGTTGCGATATTTGCCAAGATGTGTGTCCATGGACCCGCCATTCCCAAATCTCTAATTTTGTAGACCTTCACCCCAGAGAGCGAGTGACTTCAATGACGAATGAGCAATGGGAATTACTTACCCCTGAGCAGTTTGATCAAATATTCGAAGGAAGTGCCGTAAAGCGAACTAAATATTCAGGACTTTCAAGAAATATAAAGGCCGTTAAAGAGAAAGGGATTTAA
- a CDS encoding RNA polymerase sigma factor, with amino-acid sequence MSNTISENKATSPRENASASSIEDDKFVSRALSGDESAYKDLVNKYDRPIYFHIRKMIKEQELVEDLVQEVFMKAFNNLSTYSNEYAFSTWLYRIATNHTIDYLRKKKLQTLSINDPYKTKDGEFEIQLPDESFATDKQVMKKQRKQIVHEAIDALPEKYKAVIQMRHMDELSYQEISDELDLPLGTVKAHIFRARELLYKALIEKKETF; translated from the coding sequence ATGTCGAACACTATCTCAGAAAATAAAGCTACATCACCCCGCGAAAATGCCTCTGCAAGCAGTATAGAGGATGATAAATTCGTTTCTCGTGCTCTAAGTGGCGACGAGTCCGCTTATAAAGATCTTGTGAATAAATATGATCGCCCGATCTATTTTCACATTCGCAAAATGATCAAAGAGCAGGAGCTGGTTGAAGATTTAGTACAAGAGGTGTTTATGAAGGCGTTCAACAACCTTTCTACGTACAGCAACGAGTATGCGTTTTCAACATGGTTGTATCGTATTGCTACAAACCACACCATCGATTACCTGCGAAAGAAGAAGCTTCAAACGCTTTCTATAAACGACCCCTATAAAACAAAAGATGGGGAGTTTGAGATTCAGTTGCCAGATGAGTCGTTCGCAACGGATAAGCAGGTAATGAAAAAGCAACGTAAACAAATAGTTCACGAAGCTATAGATGCGCTACCTGAGAAGTATAAAGCGGTGATTCAAATGCGTCATATGGACGAATTGAGTTACCAAGAGATATCGGATGAGTTGGATCTGCCACTAGGCACTGTAAAAGCTCATATTTTTAGAGCACGTGAGCTTCTATATAAGGCCCTTATCGAGAAAAAAGAGACTTTTTAA
- a CDS encoding Ppx/GppA phosphatase family protein, protein MKAAIDIGTNTVLLLIGETDQGKVIVHHEEQRMPRLGKGVDADKTLHSESIARVIAVLKEYKQIIESEYPLVDDVTVTATSAVRDASNRDAFIEQVKQETGYNIILVSGDNEARYTFQGAISVIDIETNQDVFVLDIGGGSTELALGRKGDLLEGHSYDMGCVRFSERFLTQDPPFQEQIQECREAIRELLESKKFKTKRGVKAVGVAGTLTSLAAIDLQVEDYDAEKINMHVIKREKLKKGIELFSLHTHEQLLEISPTILKGREDIFLAGLLILEEFLNFYNLDEIMVSTGGIRHGVLSSLFATAD, encoded by the coding sequence ATGAAAGCAGCGATAGACATAGGAACCAATACCGTATTACTTTTGATTGGTGAAACTGATCAGGGTAAAGTAATTGTACACCACGAAGAACAGCGTATGCCTCGATTAGGGAAAGGAGTAGACGCGGATAAAACACTTCACTCAGAGAGTATAGCAAGAGTTATTGCTGTATTGAAGGAGTACAAACAAATTATTGAAAGTGAATACCCACTTGTAGACGACGTAACGGTTACGGCAACAAGTGCTGTGCGGGATGCTTCTAATCGAGATGCATTCATTGAGCAAGTTAAACAGGAAACAGGCTACAATATCATTTTAGTATCTGGAGATAACGAAGCTCGATATACCTTTCAAGGAGCTATTTCAGTTATTGATATCGAAACCAATCAAGATGTGTTTGTTTTAGATATTGGTGGTGGAAGTACAGAATTAGCACTAGGTCGAAAAGGAGACCTTTTGGAAGGACATTCCTACGATATGGGATGTGTACGATTTTCAGAACGGTTTTTAACTCAAGACCCACCATTCCAAGAACAAATTCAAGAATGTCGTGAAGCTATTCGAGAGTTACTTGAATCCAAGAAGTTTAAAACCAAGAGAGGGGTTAAAGCTGTAGGTGTAGCTGGAACTCTAACCTCATTAGCAGCTATCGATCTTCAAGTAGAAGACTATGATGCTGAAAAAATAAACATGCATGTTATCAAGCGAGAAAAACTCAAAAAAGGAATTGAGTTATTTAGCTTACATACACATGAACAACTCCTTGAAATAAGTCCAACAATCCTAAAAGGAAGAGAAGATATTTTCTTAGCTGGACTATTGATTCTAGAAGAATTTCTAAACTTCTATAATCTAGACGAGATTATGGTTTCAACAGGTGGGATTCGCCATGGTGTGCTTAGTTCACTCTTTGCAACAGCCGATTAA
- the prmA gene encoding 50S ribosomal protein L11 methyltransferase, producing the protein MDYIRLHIAIKDDYHELLIAELFELDFEGFEQENNKVIASVPANRFDDVKREEIEQILVRFHDSHLIEEELVNPQNWNQKWEQSIQPQAIGKFYVRPTWGEPLPDNSDLVELLIDPKMAFGTGYHATTRLILEWLPDIVEEHDVVLDAGTGTGILGIGALKLGAESVFGFDIDEWSEDNCNENVQLNQVKNFNVELGSIETIPTDASYDLILANINRNALIELIPELLKYLKPNGRILLSGLLEDDEQTILSQSSLKALNHIQTKQLGEWIALLFKA; encoded by the coding sequence ATGGATTATATCCGACTACATATTGCGATCAAAGACGATTATCACGAACTATTAATAGCTGAATTATTTGAGTTAGATTTTGAAGGCTTTGAACAAGAAAATAACAAGGTGATTGCTTCAGTTCCGGCTAATAGATTCGATGATGTAAAGCGAGAGGAAATTGAACAGATACTTGTCAGATTTCACGATTCTCATCTTATTGAAGAGGAGTTAGTAAACCCACAAAATTGGAACCAGAAATGGGAACAATCTATTCAACCTCAGGCAATTGGGAAGTTTTATGTTCGCCCAACATGGGGTGAACCACTACCAGATAACTCAGATTTAGTAGAGTTACTTATTGATCCTAAAATGGCTTTTGGTACTGGTTATCATGCTACAACGCGACTTATTCTTGAATGGTTACCTGATATAGTTGAAGAACATGATGTTGTATTAGATGCAGGTACCGGTACTGGAATACTGGGTATAGGCGCTCTTAAGCTAGGTGCAGAATCGGTTTTTGGCTTCGATATCGATGAATGGAGTGAGGATAATTGCAATGAAAATGTGCAACTCAACCAAGTAAAGAATTTTAATGTAGAGTTAGGATCCATTGAAACGATACCTACTGATGCGAGCTATGACTTGATACTCGCCAACATTAATAGGAACGCACTTATAGAGCTCATACCAGAGCTACTAAAATATTTAAAACCAAATGGAAGAATTTTACTTTCGGGCTTGCTTGAAGATGATGAACAAACAATATTGTCGCAGTCATCTTTAAAGGCATTAAATCATATTCAAACTAAACAATTAGGCGAGTGGATCGCCCTTCTATTTAAAGCATGA
- a CDS encoding M28 family peptidase, producing MNKLTLLLFVTACLVSACSQKEGLTFKDKNNAVPAFSSDSAYVFTEVQVNFGPRVPGTYGHAQTRAYLEQKFRTYAGQNSVFSQEFSKEVYGKNLEMANIIAAFNTSATDRIMLSAHWDTRPRADQDTARTSDFILGADDGASGVGVLVELARIFSENPPPVGVDIVLFDGEDYGSSGDLQNYFLGSRHWANNPPVPGYSPRFGILLDMVGAEYAVFPKEDYSTRYAPNLMDEIWNIAADKGYGDIFLDEPGASVLDDHYIVNQEAGIPMIDIINHTVGADGNIRFPDYWHTHRDNMSIIDKQTLQAVGDVLLELIYNRI from the coding sequence ATGAATAAATTAACATTACTCCTTTTCGTTACTGCTTGCTTAGTTTCGGCATGTTCTCAAAAAGAGGGACTTACTTTTAAAGATAAAAATAATGCTGTTCCGGCTTTTTCGAGTGATTCAGCGTATGTATTTACAGAAGTACAGGTAAATTTTGGTCCACGAGTACCAGGCACCTATGGGCATGCACAAACAAGAGCTTATTTAGAGCAAAAGTTTAGAACTTATGCTGGGCAGAATAGTGTGTTTTCACAAGAATTTAGCAAAGAGGTTTATGGTAAAAACCTTGAGATGGCAAATATTATAGCCGCATTTAATACTTCAGCTACTGATCGAATCATGCTGAGTGCCCATTGGGATACGAGGCCTAGAGCTGATCAAGATACAGCACGGACATCAGATTTTATTTTAGGTGCTGATGATGGTGCAAGTGGAGTAGGAGTTTTAGTAGAATTGGCACGCATATTCTCAGAAAACCCACCGCCCGTTGGCGTTGATATTGTTTTATTTGACGGCGAAGATTATGGTAGTTCTGGTGATCTTCAAAATTACTTCCTTGGTTCTAGGCATTGGGCAAATAATCCACCAGTACCGGGTTATAGTCCCAGGTTTGGAATCCTTTTAGATATGGTAGGAGCCGAATATGCGGTGTTTCCTAAAGAAGATTATTCTACAAGGTATGCGCCTAATCTAATGGATGAGATTTGGAATATTGCGGCCGATAAGGGTTATGGCGATATCTTTCTAGATGAACCAGGTGCAAGTGTACTCGATGATCATTACATCGTAAACCAAGAAGCAGGAATTCCAATGATTGATATTATCAATCATACAGTAGGTGCAGATGGGAACATTCGTTTTCCAGATTATTGGCACACTCATCGTGATAACATGTCCATAATCGACAAGCAGACTCTACAGGCTGTAGGTGACGTATTACTAGAACTTATTTACAACAGAATTTAA
- a CDS encoding SDR family NAD(P)-dependent oxidoreductase translates to MKNRLEQKTVLITGATSGIGKATAEEFATLKANLILTGRREERLKALKDDLEAKYSISVKIEAFDLTDTQACERFVASIDTPIDVLVNNAGLALGVDPVYALQESDVEQMFSVNVKALLTLTKLISPQMRSRNEGHIINISSTAAHEAYAGGVVYCASKHAVKAITEATKKDLHGTNVRVSMVSPGLVETEFSQVRFKGDVSKADSVYAGLKPLVAEDIAEIITFVANRPAHVNIMDTIIYPVYQSSPTMVHRDE, encoded by the coding sequence CTACATCCGGCATAGGAAAAGCAACCGCAGAAGAATTCGCCACACTAAAAGCGAATTTAATTCTAACGGGTAGAAGGGAAGAGCGACTTAAAGCTTTAAAGGATGACTTAGAGGCAAAATATTCGATCTCAGTAAAAATTGAAGCCTTTGATTTAACCGACACACAAGCATGTGAACGTTTTGTGGCTTCCATCGATACTCCTATTGATGTACTAGTAAACAACGCAGGCTTAGCATTAGGTGTGGATCCAGTCTATGCCCTACAAGAAAGCGATGTTGAGCAAATGTTTAGTGTGAATGTGAAAGCACTATTAACACTCACAAAGCTAATTTCTCCACAAATGAGAAGTAGAAATGAAGGACATATTATAAATATCAGTTCTACAGCTGCTCATGAGGCTTATGCAGGTGGAGTGGTATATTGTGCTTCGAAACACGCAGTTAAAGCAATTACAGAGGCTACAAAAAAAGATCTTCATGGTACCAATGTAAGAGTTAGTATGGTTTCACCAGGATTAGTTGAAACAGAATTTAGCCAAGTTCGCTTTAAAGGTGATGTAAGTAAAGCTGATTCGGTATACGCTGGACTGAAGCCATTAGTGGCTGAAGATATCGCTGAAATTATTACTTTTGTTGCCAATCGTCCTGCACATGTAAATATAATGGATACTATCATTTACCCGGTATATCAATCTTCCCCAACCATGGTTCATAGAGATGAATAA